Part of the Candidatus Saccharimonadales bacterium genome, AGGTCCAGACCCTTAGCCAGTAACTGCGTGCCGACGAGGATATCGACATCACCGGCCTTGACGGCTTCGTAGTGTTGCTCAAAGCGCTCAGACTTTTTATTGTCGGTGTCGAATCGCATCACCCGGGCACTTGGATACAGCCGACGGACTTCTTCCTCGATTGCCTTGGTGCCGACCACCTTGAAGACGACATCGGCATTGCCGCAGTCCGGGCATGATGTTGGCGTGGCTTGTTTGAAACCGCAGGTGTGACACTGCAGTATATGTAGATCATGATGATAAGTGAGCGGCAGGTCGCAGTGCGGACAGACAGCTTGCCAGCCACAGGTATTGCACAGGATAACGCGGGCCGTCCCGCGGCGGTTGAGATACAGCAGGCTCTGTTCGCCGCGCTGCAGGCTGGCATGGATGGCTTTGATGAGCGCGCTCGAGATATACTGTGAGCGCCCAAATGCGGCGCGGTCTTTGAGGTCGACGACTTCCGTCAAAACGCTATTTTCGGCAGATGCGATATGCGCGTTTTGTAGGCCCATGTGCTGCATAGGCGCGGATTCAGAAATTGAATCGAGAGGGTAGCTAGCGCCACGAGCTGACCCCTCGGAAGATCCGAGGCGGTCACTCGTAGAGCGCACTCGAGAGGCAGTTTCTGAATCCGCAATCCCGCTTCCGACCGCCATCTGCCGCATGCGGAGTATTTTCTTATGCTTCTGCTCGGCGATATAGTAATCATTTATCGGCGGCGTAGCCGAGCCAAGTATCAGCGTCGCTGCGTGGGCCTGCGCCAGCTGCGAGGCGACGCGGACGGCGTGATAGTGCGGCGCTTGCTCATGCTTGTATGACGGTTCGTGCGATTCGTCGACGACGATCAGCCCGACGCGTGCCAGCGGGCTGAATAACGCCGAGCGCGGCCCGAGCACGATCAGCGGCGTCGTGCTCTTGATGATCTGTAGCCAGGTCTGCTGTCGGGCTTTGGGCGTAAGCTGCGAATGGACGACAATGACGCGCTCGCCAAATACCGCCCGGAAGCTGGCTGCCAGCTGGGATGTCAGGCCTATTTCAGGCGTCAGAATAATCGCCGACGTACCGGCGTTGACGGCCCGGAGCGCCAGCTCGATGTAGACTCTGGTTTTCCCGGTGCCGGTGTCGCCGTGCAGCAGGTACGTATCCGGTTGGTCTATGGCGTGCAGGGCAGCCGCCTGTTCGGCAGTTGGCGCTGGCAAGCCGACCGAGTGCATTGGAATGTCTTTGGTCGCACCAGCCGTTTCGGTGATTGTTTTGGGCGACAGGACGTTCGGTAAGATCTGCTGGGCTATCATGCCGAGCGGTGCCGGATAGTAGTCCCGCAGCCATGCCGTCAGATCGACAAGAGGACTCGGTAAGGGTGGAATGTCGAAGACTTCGAGTATATTGCGGGTCGTGAAGCGCGGTTTGCCGACCGAGCCGGTTATAACGCCCAGCACAGCCTGCTTCTGCATCGGCACCAGTACGACGCTGCAAAGGGCGATTTTATCAGGTGAGGCGTAAGTTAACGCTTCGTTGCCATGGTATTGAGCGCTCGACACGAGCACGGTGTAGTAATAGCTCACTTCTTTAGTATATAGAAACCTACAGAATCATTGTTGATTCGACAGCTAAAAGTCGCTATACTTTCTTATGTTGACGTTGTGCGAATGACAATGGTAACCGTAAGCATCACAGCTGAACGACGGTTCCTATACATCGCAAGCGTTCTCGTAACGGGGATTTATCAGCCAGTGCATAAGAGGCAATTAAGGGGAGTCGTGTATGCTTGACGTATTTATTACATCCAGAGTTCGTCGGAAGATCATTGTTATTTATGCTAAGTATCCTGATTTCAAAACGCATGTCAGAGGCCTGGCCAAATTGATTAAAGAAGACGCCGGCAACATCCAGCGTGAACTGAAACGCCTCGAAAAAGTTGGTTTCCTGATTTCCGAAAAGCAGGGAAACACCAAAATTTATTACACCAATAAGCAATTCGCCATCTTCAAAGAGCTGCAGAGTATTGTCCTCAAGTCGCAGCGCACGACTCAGAAAAAAACTGTTTAAATTTTTATATAGCCGAAGTACGGAGTGGAGTACAATCCTATCATGAATTCATTTAGCACGAAGAAATATCTGATTTTAGCGCTTGTATCCTTGATACTCGGCTTGGCAATTATCCGCTGGCATACGACGAACAATGTACCGGCCTGTATCAATACGCCTGGCTGCCAGTTTGACGGGCAACGCGGTACGCTGGGCGAGCGTATTTACGGTTACCCACTAGCCTACAAGAAGGTGACAACTTTCCGCCCGTCAGGAAATAATGCATCATCTAATAACACTAGTACGGCGCAGACATCTATCGAGAATCAGGCCTTTAGCGTGCCGAGCGTCATCATGAACACGCTGTTCTGGTTCGGGCTGCTGCATTTACTGGCCCGCTTCATAAAACCGCGTCAGAAATCTATGGTGAGCGGACATTCGCAGCAAGAAGACGCGCGAAACACTTGAAATAGTGTCACTACTAGAGTAGAATACAACAGATATGATACAAGTTACACGTAAAGACGGCAAAGAATCAACGGAGAACTTACTCCGACGCTTCAACCGCAAAGTACAGCAGTCCGGCGCTATCGCCATCGTTAAGTCCGGTCAATATTTCGAAAAAGGCATCAGCAAGCGTGATCGCCGCACCAAAGCAATTATTCGCCAGGAACGCAAAAACATCAAGGTCAAGAAGATCAAGCTCGGCATCCGCTAAGCATCAGCTCCCTGCACCTTGCGTAAACACCTCCACTGGGAGGTGTTTTTATTGTCCCGTCCTTCAATAACTCCGTCAACCGTATCCAAACACAGCAGTTTTTGCTAGAATAAGACGAACGGAGAAGATACTCATATGCCAAATACGACCGATACATACAAAGTCCGCATCGACAAAGACCTGAAGGCTGCTATGTTGGCTGGCGACAAGGACCGCGTCCAAGTCCTGCGCGGCCTAAAGAGCGCCATACTATACGTCGAAGTCGCCAAGGGTGCCCGCGACAATGGCCTGCCGGAAGACGAAGTACTAAGCATATTGTCTAAAGAGGCGAAGAAGCGCCAGGAAAGCGCTGATATGTATACCCAAGGTGGAGATTCCGGGCGCGCTGACACCGAGCTCCAGGAAAAGCAAATTATCGAAGCGTACCTGCCAAAGCAGCTGTCTGAAGACGAAATCAGCAAGATCGTCGATGAAATCGCTGCCGCAAACGGCGGTATTACAAAAGAAACTATGGGCGCGACGATTGCAGCCGTCAAACAAAAATCTGGCGGTGCGGCTGATGGCGCCATGATCGCACGGCTGGTCCGGGAGC contains:
- the rpsU gene encoding 30S ribosomal protein S21; protein product: MIQVTRKDGKESTENLLRRFNRKVQQSGAIAIVKSGQYFEKGISKRDRRTKAIIRQERKNIKVKKIKLGIR
- a CDS encoding GatB/YqeY domain-containing protein, whose product is MPNTTDTYKVRIDKDLKAAMLAGDKDRVQVLRGLKSAILYVEVAKGARDNGLPEDEVLSILSKEAKKRQESADMYTQGGDSGRADTELQEKQIIEAYLPKQLSEDEISKIVDEIAAANGGITKETMGATIAAVKQKSGGAADGAMIARLVRERIS
- a CDS encoding winged helix-turn-helix domain-containing protein; its protein translation is MLDVFITSRVRRKIIVIYAKYPDFKTHVRGLAKLIKEDAGNIQRELKRLEKVGFLISEKQGNTKIYYTNKQFAIFKELQSIVLKSQRTTQKKTV
- the priA gene encoding primosomal protein N'; its protein translation is MSYYYTVLVSSAQYHGNEALTYASPDKIALCSVVLVPMQKQAVLGVITGSVGKPRFTTRNILEVFDIPPLPSPLVDLTAWLRDYYPAPLGMIAQQILPNVLSPKTITETAGATKDIPMHSVGLPAPTAEQAAALHAIDQPDTYLLHGDTGTGKTRVYIELALRAVNAGTSAIILTPEIGLTSQLAASFRAVFGERVIVVHSQLTPKARQQTWLQIIKSTTPLIVLGPRSALFSPLARVGLIVVDESHEPSYKHEQAPHYHAVRVASQLAQAHAATLILGSATPPINDYYIAEQKHKKILRMRQMAVGSGIADSETASRVRSTSDRLGSSEGSARGASYPLDSISESAPMQHMGLQNAHIASAENSVLTEVVDLKDRAAFGRSQYISSALIKAIHASLQRGEQSLLYLNRRGTARVILCNTCGWQAVCPHCDLPLTYHHDLHILQCHTCGFKQATPTSCPDCGNADVVFKVVGTKAIEEEVRRLYPSARVMRFDTDNKKSERFEQHYEAVKAGDVDILVGTQLLAKGLDLPRLSTLGVIIADTSLTFPDYSAEERTYQLLAQVIGRVGRGHLARQRIVVQSYAPERPVITAALVRDWDTFYASELAERKMFNFPPFCYLLKLTCRRATSASAEKASEKFYDVIQDLKLPLIVEGPMPSFHGKAGDKFEWQLILKSKQRPALLDVIKILPKSGWNYDIDPINLL